From a single Solenopsis invicta isolate M01_SB chromosome 6, UNIL_Sinv_3.0, whole genome shotgun sequence genomic region:
- the LOC105204074 gene encoding bumetanide-sensitive sodium-(potassium)-chloride cotransporter: MALENGINGGDTDSESVELNPLRRTRFHVNRVDSLEGRASLLGEQETKKSSLRYMTREALPRLDNYRNIMSIQAAHRPSLDELHNPTLLNKRSGSHTLTVPQLKATAPGVKFGWIQGVLMRCLLNIWGVMLFLRLSWVVAQTGVGQAILLILTTTVVTTITSLSMSAISTNGLIKGGGTYYMISRSLGPEFGGSIGLIFSLANAVACSMYVVGFCESLVDCLRPFNACMVDCGIMDIRIIGCITIVVLLIIVIIGLEWEAKAQIFLLIILLLAIVDFMIGSFVGPKSDKERAQGFIGYNAALIKENLYPNYRYSEGVHHNFFSVLAIFFPAATGILAGANISGDLKDPQTAIPKGTLLAILLTSLSYLLMAIMIGGSVMRDATGNVTDLWTTYNNSLSALSFLDIDNATMIENNTIIENINRTWSVYGTDFNCTAGCKYGSHNSFEVIQLVSGFGPIIYAGCFAATISSALASLVSAPKVFQALCLDKLYPGIAWFSGEKDKEPIRGYLLTFIIAVAFILIGELNAIAPLISNFFLAAYTLINFSTFHASLAKPIGWRPTFKYYNMWLSLAGAILCVSVMFLISWWTALITLCVVLALYLVVSYRKPDVNWGSTTQAQTYNNALTAVQQLDRVEEHVKNYRPQLLVLTGAPNTRSSLVDFAHHITKHQSLFICGHIIETPISYKTRNSMVQNYSSWLRASKIKAFYSLVDSSNFQEGATSLLQAAGLGKMRPNILLMGYKQDWTTCSRENLNMYFNIMHKALDMHVAVALLRLQEGLDCSATIGDAEDQKRLAPTSIPGNQSFSQLSQASSTSDISIPGSPTPRRSKTINEYPNPSEEQRENRPNIVPITNILNVVTKFQRKHKKGTIDVWWLYDDGGLTLLLPYIISTRRNWSNCKLRVFALANKNSELEYEQRSMASLLSKFRIDYSALKVIPDISKPAQTGTKTFFDSLIADFQESADSKDSDDDIIKDSELMAMKEKTNRHLRLRELLLENSMEANLVVMTLPMPRKGAVSAPLYMAWLETLTRDMPPFLLVRGNHTSVLTFYS, from the exons AGGTCGGGCTCGCATACGTTAACTGTTCCACAACTGAAAGCCACGGCGCCAGGAGTGAAGTTCGGATGGATCCAAGGAGTGCTGATGCGATGTCTTCTCAACATCTGGGGGGTGATGCTCTTCCTGCGACTCTCCTGGGTCGTAGCGCAGACCGGAGTAG GCCAAGCTATTTTGTTGATTCTTACGACAACAGTAGTCACGACGATTACGTCTTTGTCGATGTCGGCGATCAGTACGAATGGTCTAATCAAAGGAG GTGGGACTTATTACATGATTTCCAGATCATTGGGACCTGAGTTTGGCGGATCTATAGGTCTTATATTTTCTCTGGCGAACGCTGTCGCTTGTTCTATGTACGTAGTCGGATTTTGCGAGAGTTTAGTGGATTGTCTCCGCCCTTTTAATGCCTGCATGGTCGATTGCGGAATCATGGATATCAGGATTATAG GTTGCATAACGATAGTTGTGCTactgataattgttataattggtCTGGAATGGGAGGCGAAAGCGCAAATATTTTTGCTGATAATTCTTCTCTTGGCTATTGTCGATTTCATGATTGGCTCCTTCGTGGGCCCCAAGAGCGACAAAGAGAGGGCTCAAGGATTCATTGGATACAACG CTGCGCTAATCAAGGAAAATTTATATCCGAACTATAGATACAGCGAAGGCGTGCATCATAATTTCTTTTCAGTTTTGGCCATTTTCTTCCCAGCGGCAACGGGCATCCTGGCTGGTGCGAATATATCCGGTGACTTGAAG GATCCGCAAACGGCAATCCCGAAAGGCACTTTACTCGCAATTCTCTTGACATCATTGTCATATCTACTCATGGCAATTATGATCGGTGGTTCCGTTATGCGAGATGCGACTGGCAACGTTACTGATTTATGGACGACATACAACAATTCACTTTCGGCCCTGTCATTTCTCGACATAGACAATGCCACTATGAtcgaaaataatacaattatcgAGAATATCAATCGCACATGGAGTGTATACGGAACGGATTTTAACTGTACTGCAGGGTGCAAATATGGCAGTCATAACAGTTTTGAG GTGATCCAATTAGTTTCCGGCTTTGGACCCATCATCTACGCCGGTTGCTTTGCAGCAACAATTTCAAGTGCCTTGGCATCACTGGTCTCAGCGCCGAAAGTATTTCAAGCACTCTGCCTCGATAAGCTGTATCCAGGAATTGCGTGGTTTAGCGGAGAAAAAGATAAGGAGCCGATTCGTGGTTATTTACTTACTTTCATCATCGCCGTTGCTTTTATTTTGATAG GTGAATTAAACGCTATCGCACCGTTGATTTCGAACTTCTTTTTGGCTGCTTACACTCTTATAAATTTCAGTACGTTCCACGCTTCCTTAGCTAAGCCGATCGGATGGCGACCAACTTTCAAG tattacAACATGTGGCTCAGTCTCGCTGGTGCTATCCTTTGTGTTTCTGTGATGTTCTTGATCTCATGGTGGACGGCTCTAATAACATTATGCGTAGTCTTAGCGCTATATTTAGTAGTCTCGTATAGAAAACCTG ATGTAAATTGGGGTTCAACTACACAAGCCCAGACCTATAATAATGCATTAACTGCTGTACAACAATTGGATCGTGTTGAGGAGCACGTGAAAAATTATAGACCACAGCTTTTAGTTCTCACTGGCGCACCGAACACGAGATCGTCTCTCGTCGATTTCGCTCATCATATTACTAAACATCagagtttatttatttgtggTCATATCATTGAG ACACCCATATCGTACAAAACACGCAACAGCATGGTGCAAAATTATTCTTCCTGGCTCAGAGCCAGTAAGATTAAGGCATTTTACTCGCTGGTGGACAGCTCGAATTTCCAAGAAGGTGCTACTTCTCTTCTTCAAGCTGCCGGACTTGGGAAAATGAGACCTAATATCTTGCTAATGGGTTACAAGCAAGATTGGACTACCTGTTCTCGGGAGAATTTGAATATGTACTTCAACATCATGCA CAAAGCTCTGGATATGCATGTAGCAGTGGCGCTTCTTCGACTTCAGGAAGGTTTGGATTGCAGTGCGACCATCGGAGATGCCGAAGATCAAAAGAGACTCGCGCCTACTTCAATACCGGGCAATCAGAGTTTTTCGCAGCTTAGCCAAG CTAGTAGCACGTCTGATATATCGATCCCTGGTAGTCCCACGCCAAGACGTTCAAAAACGATTAACGAATATCCCAATCCATCCGAGGAGCAGCGCGAGAATAGACCAAATATAGTACCAATCACGAATATACTTAACGTAGTAACAAAGTTTCAACGGAAACATAAGAAAGGTACTATCGATGTATGGTGGCTGTACGATGATGGTGGCCTTACGCTTTTATTACCCTATATTATCAGCACGAGGCGTAATTGGTCTAACTGCAAATTGAGAGTATTCGCTCTTGCCAATAAGAACTCTGAACTGGAGTATGAGCAGAGAAG TATGGCGAGTCTCCTGTCGAAATTCCGGATTGATTATTCTGCCCTGAAAGTCATACCGGATATTTCGAAACCAGCGCAAACCGGTACAAAGACATTCTTTGACTCATTAATAGCAGATTTCCAGGAATCAGCTGATTCGAAAGATTCCGATGACG atattattaaagattCGGAACTTATGGCGATGAAAGAGAAAACCAATAGACATCTCCGTTTACGCGAATTATTACTTGAAAATTCCATGGAAGCCAATTTAGTCGTTAT gaCACTACCAATGCCTCGGAAAGGTGCTGTATCTGCGCCTCTTTACATGGCGTGGTTGGAAACGCTAACACGCGATATGCCACCATTTTTACTGGTCCGGGGTAATCATACGTcggttttaacattttattcataa